A window of the Dongshaea marina genome harbors these coding sequences:
- a CDS encoding DUF2784 domain-containing protein, with the protein MTEQALLALAADAVLLIHLAVAIFIVFGLLLIYLGYFLQWLWVRNFWFRVAHLLCIGIVVVQSWLGEICPLTTWEMALRARAGEVAYSGTFIQHWMQYLLYYNAPEWVFTVSYTMFGCLVVASWFIVSPTRNSN; encoded by the coding sequence TTGACTGAGCAAGCATTACTGGCCTTAGCCGCAGATGCCGTTTTGCTGATACACCTGGCCGTGGCAATCTTTATTGTTTTTGGCCTGTTGCTGATTTACCTCGGTTATTTTTTGCAGTGGCTGTGGGTGAGAAACTTCTGGTTTAGAGTGGCTCATCTTCTGTGTATCGGCATAGTGGTGGTTCAATCCTGGCTGGGTGAGATCTGCCCTCTCACTACCTGGGAGATGGCCCTGCGCGCAAGAGCGGGGGAGGTAGCCTATTCGGGCACTTTCATACAGCACTGGATGCAGTACCTGCTTTACTACAATGCACCAGAGTGGGTTTTTACGGTCAGTTATACCATGTTTGGCTGCCTGGTGGTTGCCAGCTGGTTTATCGTATCTCCAACTAGAAACTCTAACTGA
- a CDS encoding class I SAM-dependent methyltransferase — MSEVISQWRPSHYNKHALVQYELSLGMIESFNIQRHETILDVGCGDGRITHELALRADQGLVVGVDRTREMIDFARQQWRDISSLSFQHQDATELNLEQQFDRVTSFNCLHWIRELPKALAGISRTLKSGGSFAGLVYPRCENLWIPAEELETSPRWSDAFQGFINPYEFDDADGYRAKLEQAGFCGIEMVQETKRREFSCPQEFISYMLSWLPHPAQVDDPESFMADWLARYQALTGQTDDYVYMDYQVLTFICQKSSSIDEC, encoded by the coding sequence ATGAGCGAAGTGATCAGTCAGTGGCGACCCAGCCACTATAACAAGCATGCCTTGGTGCAGTATGAGCTCTCCTTGGGCATGATAGAGAGTTTCAATATCCAGCGGCATGAAACCATCCTGGATGTAGGCTGTGGGGATGGGCGGATCACCCATGAATTGGCATTAAGGGCTGATCAAGGCCTGGTTGTCGGGGTTGATCGCACCCGGGAGATGATCGACTTTGCCCGCCAGCAATGGCGCGATATTTCATCGCTAAGTTTTCAGCATCAGGATGCAACCGAGCTCAATCTGGAGCAGCAATTTGATCGGGTGACGAGTTTCAATTGCCTGCACTGGATCCGCGAGCTGCCTAAAGCCTTGGCCGGGATCTCCCGGACTCTAAAGTCCGGAGGCAGCTTTGCTGGATTGGTTTACCCCCGCTGCGAAAACCTGTGGATCCCGGCCGAAGAGCTTGAAACCTCGCCTCGCTGGTCCGATGCTTTTCAGGGCTTCATCAATCCCTATGAATTTGATGATGCCGATGGCTACCGGGCCAAGTTGGAACAGGCTGGTTTTTGTGGCATTGAGATGGTGCAGGAGACCAAGCGGCGTGAGTTTTCCTGTCCTCAGGAATTTATCTCTTACATGCTGAGCTGGTTACCCCATCCGGCCCAGGTGGATGATCCTGAAAGCTTCATGGCTGACTGGTTGGCACGTTACCAGGCCTTGACCGGGCAAACGGATGATTATGTCTATATGGATTATCAGGTGCTTACTTTTATCTGTCAGAAGAGTTCCTCAATAGATGAATGTTGA
- a CDS encoding LysR family transcriptional regulator: MKGLVQLKVFCKVAETGNLTEAGRLMELSPSSVSRQLQALENELAVRLFHRSTHHVGLTEAGQFYYQKASKVLLELQDTHELLLEYQSGPIGTLRISTTQGFANFYLGHHIPDFLEKYPKINLDIQVSDQMVDLIQENIDLAIRYHVPDDSSLIARKFQNTEKMVICASPTYFMRRGYPASPEDLKKHNCLCCWIKNSNRWIISHEGEKHKIHVSGNLRSDNIPLLLSQAVSGLGVIMAPLWMVDNLLRDGSLLQIFSEYRSQLGSECDRFIYAVYPHRAHLPSKVRVFLDYLIECYS; encoded by the coding sequence ATGAAGGGTTTAGTACAGCTTAAGGTGTTTTGCAAAGTGGCTGAAACCGGAAACCTCACCGAGGCAGGGCGTTTGATGGAACTTTCTCCTTCATCTGTGTCGAGGCAACTTCAGGCACTGGAAAATGAACTTGCAGTCAGGCTCTTTCATAGGAGTACCCATCATGTCGGGTTAACTGAAGCTGGGCAGTTTTACTATCAAAAGGCCTCAAAGGTACTGTTGGAGTTACAGGATACTCATGAGCTACTTTTGGAGTACCAATCCGGTCCGATAGGAACATTACGGATTAGTACAACTCAAGGATTCGCTAACTTTTACCTTGGCCACCATATCCCTGATTTTTTAGAAAAGTATCCAAAGATTAACCTTGATATCCAAGTGTCTGATCAAATGGTGGATCTGATTCAGGAAAATATCGACTTGGCAATACGTTATCATGTACCGGATGACTCTTCACTTATTGCCAGAAAATTTCAAAATACAGAGAAAATGGTCATCTGCGCTAGCCCAACATATTTTATGAGAAGAGGATATCCAGCTTCGCCGGAAGATCTGAAGAAACACAACTGTTTGTGTTGCTGGATAAAAAATTCAAACCGTTGGATTATCAGTCATGAGGGAGAAAAGCATAAAATCCATGTATCCGGAAACCTGAGATCCGATAACATTCCTCTGTTGTTGAGCCAGGCTGTGTCAGGGCTTGGAGTCATCATGGCGCCACTTTGGATGGTAGATAACCTGTTACGTGATGGTTCACTGCTACAAATTTTTAGTGAATATCGAAGTCAGTTAGGCAGCGAGTGCGATCGTTTTATCTATGCTGTTTATCCACATAGAGCTCATCTCCCGAGCAAGGTCAGAGTATTCCTGGACTACCTGATAGAGTGTTACTCTTAA
- a CDS encoding SDR family NAD(P)-dependent oxidoreductase: MNGYTFVTRHSGKQGLFMKSTISEKYGPWALITGGTSGIGAALAEELAQSGVNLLLAARNATKLGQQAQSLKRRHRVEVETISVDLSENDGFRELIDKTQNYDVGLFIPSAALENNGEFTQIEAKDELRLLQLNVISVYALTHHFAKRMQERKRGGILLVTSLSGIMPSPYFSNYAGSKAYVQNLGYSLNWEMRRYNIDVSVLAPGPTATPMLEGTGVDFSKTQMNIMSAKSVAQIALKGLGRKAVIVPGLKNRIMAFMLKYLISTKKAISMNGKMMEKVADFNK; this comes from the coding sequence TTGAATGGTTATACCTTTGTTACCAGACATTCAGGCAAACAGGGATTATTCATGAAAAGCACAATTTCAGAAAAATATGGGCCATGGGCACTCATTACCGGAGGAACCTCAGGAATCGGTGCGGCGCTTGCCGAAGAGCTTGCTCAATCTGGAGTCAACCTGCTACTTGCGGCGCGCAATGCTACCAAGCTGGGGCAGCAAGCTCAATCTCTTAAAAGGCGCCATAGGGTTGAAGTTGAGACTATCTCTGTGGATTTGAGTGAGAACGATGGTTTCCGGGAGCTAATCGATAAAACACAAAACTACGATGTTGGACTATTTATCCCTTCTGCAGCTCTCGAAAATAATGGGGAGTTTACCCAGATAGAGGCTAAAGATGAGCTTCGACTGCTACAGCTTAATGTGATATCAGTCTATGCTTTGACTCATCACTTCGCTAAGCGAATGCAGGAGAGAAAAAGAGGAGGGATACTTCTCGTCACAAGTCTGTCAGGTATTATGCCAAGCCCTTACTTTTCGAACTATGCAGGTTCCAAAGCTTATGTTCAAAATCTGGGTTACTCCCTGAACTGGGAGATGAGACGCTATAACATCGATGTTTCTGTGCTCGCCCCAGGCCCAACGGCCACACCGATGCTGGAAGGAACCGGTGTTGACTTTTCTAAAACACAAATGAATATCATGAGTGCAAAGAGTGTAGCCCAGATCGCTCTTAAAGGGTTGGGTCGTAAGGCTGTCATTGTTCCTGGGCTGAAGAATAGAATCATGGCCTTCATGCTCAAATACTTAATAAGTACCAAAAAAGCCATATCTATGAATGGCAAAATGATGGAAAAAGTTGCTGACTTCAATAAGTAA
- a CDS encoding DUF1330 domain-containing protein: MTNKKTVVIATATPKPEQTEAMQHYLKNVMPLLINNEGEVVYRGKVDSQLHGESSFKIVLVIRFPNEDIVRTLFESDEYQSLAPYRDKGFKDFGIVLSSEMG, translated from the coding sequence ATGACTAATAAAAAGACCGTCGTAATTGCTACTGCTACGCCGAAACCTGAACAAACAGAAGCAATGCAACATTATCTGAAAAATGTAATGCCTTTATTGATAAATAATGAAGGTGAGGTTGTCTACCGAGGGAAAGTAGATTCGCAACTTCATGGTGAGAGTTCTTTTAAAATTGTTCTTGTTATAAGGTTTCCAAATGAGGATATAGTCCGAACTCTGTTTGAAAGCGATGAATATCAGTCATTGGCACCATATCGGGATAAAGGATTTAAGGATTTTGGTATAGTTCTCTCTTCTGAGATGGGTTAA